A region from the candidate division KSB1 bacterium genome encodes:
- a CDS encoding dipeptide/oligopeptide/nickel ABC transporter ATP-binding protein: MSQPLIDILHLKKHYPRRNGLFNKSKEQVQAVDGVNLQIFPGETVALVGESGSGKTTLAQCLFRITKPTAGDIRFQGEEVWTLPKKDLPRFRRQAQLIFQDADAALNPRLSVGRVIAEPLIAHRLMEKKKAHQRAAELLHQVGLGEHYFSALPGELSCGQRHRVVIARALALQPKFLAADEPFSSLDVLAKSRLLDLFVALQKQFNLTYFFISHDLALVNQICHRIFVMRQGKIVDVQTGPP, translated from the coding sequence ATGTCGCAACCCCTCATCGACATCCTCCATCTCAAAAAACACTACCCTCGCCGCAACGGCCTTTTCAACAAATCAAAAGAACAGGTTCAAGCGGTGGACGGTGTTAATTTGCAAATTTTTCCCGGCGAAACCGTGGCGTTGGTGGGAGAATCCGGCAGCGGCAAAACCACGCTGGCACAATGTCTGTTCAGAATCACCAAGCCGACGGCGGGAGACATTCGTTTTCAAGGGGAGGAAGTTTGGACCCTGCCGAAAAAAGATTTGCCGCGTTTTCGTCGGCAGGCGCAACTCATTTTTCAAGATGCAGATGCCGCGCTCAATCCCCGGCTGTCGGTTGGCCGGGTTATTGCCGAGCCTTTGATCGCCCACCGCTTAATGGAAAAGAAAAAGGCGCATCAACGCGCCGCTGAGCTGCTGCACCAGGTTGGCTTGGGCGAGCACTATTTTTCCGCGCTGCCGGGCGAGCTGAGCTGCGGCCAACGCCACCGCGTCGTCATTGCGCGGGCGCTGGCGCTGCAGCCGAAGTTTCTCGCCGCCGACGAGCCTTTTTCCTCCCTCGACGTTCTCGCCAAAAGCCGGCTGCTGGATTTATTCGTCGCGCTGCAAAAGCAATTCAACTTGACGTATTTTTTTATCTCGCATGATCTGGCCCTCGTGAATCAAATTTGCCATCGCATCTTCGTGATGCGTCAGGGAAAAATCGTGGACGTGCAAACGGGGCCGCCGTAA
- a CDS encoding YajQ family cyclic di-GMP-binding protein translates to MPSFDIVSKVDLQEVDNAINNTKKELQGRYDFRNTKTTLELNKKEGVISLHTEDEMKVRALREMLAAHLSKRKVDPRALEFGEVQPSTGTTVKVEIKIHQGVPSEVAREIVKMIKETKLKVQAAIQDDQVRVTGKKIDDLQAVIKMLRESAIKIPLQFVNMKS, encoded by the coding sequence ATGCCTTCCTTTGATATTGTGAGCAAAGTCGATCTGCAGGAAGTCGACAACGCCATTAACAACACCAAGAAAGAGCTGCAAGGGCGTTACGATTTCCGCAACACCAAAACCACGCTGGAGCTGAACAAAAAAGAGGGGGTGATCTCGCTGCACACCGAGGACGAGATGAAAGTGCGGGCATTGCGCGAGATGCTGGCGGCGCATTTGTCCAAGCGCAAAGTCGATCCGCGCGCGCTGGAGTTCGGCGAGGTGCAGCCCTCGACCGGCACGACGGTCAAAGTCGAAATCAAGATTCATCAAGGCGTTCCATCGGAGGTCGCCCGTGAAATCGTTAAAATGATCAAAGAGACCAAGCTCAAGGTGCAAGCAGCGATTCAGGATGATCAAGTGCGGGTGACCGGAAAGAAGATCGACGACTTGCAAGCCGTCATCAAAATGCTGCGCGAAAGCGCGATCAAGATTCCGCTGCAGTTTGTCAATATGAAGAGTTGA
- a CDS encoding ParB N-terminal domain-containing protein: MTNSKPFPVLRIVPIEQIRFHEAPETDRAARLVERLAEDRHLLNPPIVASLPQDQGYLLIDGANRISAMRLLGYQCVPVQIINYDDPALRLGSWHHAVMRMSWPAWIEQLRAQGLAVEIASAKEVEGALATRQACAALQAVEGACAFIPASDNLRADVHAITRLIDTYKKSHSFERVDQTNLADLRSLYHDLAALVLFPPFEKREVMQLVADHLKLPTGLTRHSIPGRVLRVNIQLDVLRSDLSLEDKNEWLEAFVRMRLQERHVRFYPEPVFIFDD; this comes from the coding sequence ATGACCAACTCCAAGCCCTTTCCCGTTCTACGCATTGTTCCGATCGAGCAAATTCGTTTTCACGAAGCGCCGGAAACCGACCGCGCGGCCCGTTTGGTGGAACGGCTGGCGGAAGATCGGCATCTGCTCAATCCGCCCATTGTCGCATCCCTGCCGCAAGACCAGGGGTATCTGCTCATCGATGGCGCCAACCGCATCAGCGCCATGCGCCTGCTCGGTTATCAGTGTGTGCCGGTGCAGATCATCAATTATGACGACCCGGCACTGCGCCTAGGAAGCTGGCACCACGCGGTGATGCGAATGTCCTGGCCGGCGTGGATCGAGCAATTGCGCGCGCAAGGACTTGCGGTTGAAATCGCTTCCGCGAAAGAGGTCGAGGGTGCGCTGGCAACCCGCCAGGCCTGTGCGGCGCTTCAAGCCGTCGAGGGAGCATGCGCTTTTATTCCAGCGAGCGACAATTTGCGCGCCGACGTTCATGCGATAACGCGTTTGATTGATACGTACAAAAAAAGCCATTCGTTTGAGCGGGTCGACCAAACGAATTTGGCCGACTTGCGCAGCCTTTATCACGATCTGGCGGCGTTGGTTCTTTTTCCACCATTCGAAAAAAGAGAAGTCATGCAGCTCGTTGCCGATCATCTCAAGCTGCCGACCGGCTTGACGCGCCACAGCATTCCCGGCCGGGTCTTGCGCGTGAACATTCAACTCGACGTGCTGCGCTCCGATCTCTCGCTCGAAGACAAAAACGAATGGCTGGAAGCGTTCGTGCGCATGCGCCTGCAGGAACGCCACGTGCGGTTTTATCCGGAGCCGGTTTTTATTTTTGACGATTAA
- a CDS encoding ABC transporter substrate-binding protein, giving the protein MSERLIRVGHSPDPDDAFMFYGLASGKVKIDGVRIEHVMEDIQSLNERALRAELEVTAISAHAFVQAAEHYWIMRAGASMGEGYGPIIVAKKNYSLKDLRGRVVATPGRLTTANLLFKIYTDGIDNIDVPFDRIIEVVQAGDVAAGLLIHEGQITYKEMGLHKVMDFGEVWQKDSGGLPLPLGLDVVRKDLGEALARQLSKALQDSIHYGYQHQDEAIPYALEFGRGIDAALGAKFVKMYVNEVTLDMGERGKKALQLLFERAHQKKLIATCPAIELY; this is encoded by the coding sequence ATGTCCGAACGTTTAATTCGCGTTGGCCACAGCCCCGATCCTGATGATGCGTTTATGTTTTACGGCTTGGCCAGCGGGAAGGTGAAAATCGACGGGGTTCGCATCGAACACGTGATGGAAGATATTCAATCATTGAACGAGCGTGCGCTGCGGGCGGAGCTGGAAGTCACCGCGATTTCGGCGCATGCGTTCGTGCAGGCGGCGGAGCATTACTGGATCATGCGCGCCGGCGCCAGCATGGGCGAAGGCTACGGCCCGATCATCGTCGCGAAGAAAAACTACAGTCTCAAAGATTTGCGCGGCAGAGTGGTCGCCACGCCGGGGCGCCTCACCACGGCAAATTTGCTGTTTAAAATTTACACCGACGGCATCGATAATATCGACGTGCCCTTCGATCGAATCATCGAGGTTGTGCAGGCCGGCGACGTTGCCGCCGGCTTGCTGATTCACGAAGGGCAAATTACCTACAAGGAAATGGGCCTGCACAAGGTGATGGATTTCGGCGAAGTGTGGCAGAAAGATTCCGGCGGCCTGCCGCTGCCGCTCGGCCTCGATGTGGTGCGCAAAGATTTGGGCGAAGCTTTGGCGCGGCAACTTTCCAAGGCGCTGCAAGACAGCATTCATTACGGCTATCAGCATCAAGACGAGGCGATTCCCTATGCGCTCGAATTTGGCCGCGGTATCGACGCCGCGCTCGGCGCAAAATTCGTGAAAATGTACGTCAACGAGGTCACGCTCGACATGGGCGAGCGCGGCAAAAAAGCGCTGCAGCTTTTGTTTGAGCGGGCGCATCAGAAGAAGTTGATTGCGACATGCCCGGCCATTGAGCTTTATTGA
- a CDS encoding DUF4383 domain-containing protein, whose product MAKLFTQVIGVVLLVVGVLGFFMPGIGTLLQFHTHHNLIHVISGLALAYAGFMGTEDNQRLFAKIFGVIYGLVTVLGFAGMENLGPIMLHLNTTYNLIHLLVAAWALYAGFAKRPAAATAS is encoded by the coding sequence ATGGCAAAGCTATTCACTCAGGTCATCGGGGTGGTTCTGTTGGTCGTCGGCGTTCTGGGGTTTTTTATGCCCGGCATCGGGACGCTGCTCCAGTTCCACACTCATCATAATCTCATTCACGTGATTTCAGGATTGGCGCTCGCCTATGCCGGATTCATGGGCACCGAAGATAACCAGCGTTTATTCGCCAAAATCTTCGGCGTCATTTACGGTTTGGTGACGGTGTTGGGGTTTGCGGGCATGGAGAATCTCGGGCCTATCATGCTGCATCTGAACACCACGTACAATCTTATCCATCTCCTCGTTGCCGCCTGGGCTTTGTACGCCGGATTTGCCAAAAGGCCCGCCGCGGCGACAGCATCGTAA
- a CDS encoding SDR family oxidoreductase, with translation MDLGLNGKVALITGASRGIGKGIALGLAAEGCHVAICARNREPLEAAAAEIRAKNVEALALPLDVTRADEVEQLVHQTKEKFGKIDILVNNVGGNRRNPFEKTTDEDWETIINLNLTAHVRTSRAVIPFMRAQNSGVILFISSIFGRESGGANLSIYNTTKSALISLAKIMAVELAPHNIRVNSIAPGSIRFPGGSWDKRCLEDPEGMKAFVAREMPLGRFGTVEEVANVAVFLASARASLVTGACINVDGGQSRSLI, from the coding sequence ATGGATTTAGGCCTGAACGGAAAAGTCGCCCTCATCACCGGCGCCAGCCGCGGCATCGGCAAAGGCATTGCGCTCGGCTTGGCGGCGGAGGGATGCCATGTCGCGATCTGCGCGCGAAATCGCGAGCCGCTCGAAGCGGCAGCGGCGGAGATTCGTGCAAAAAATGTCGAGGCGCTGGCTTTGCCGCTTGATGTCACGCGGGCGGACGAAGTCGAGCAACTCGTGCATCAAACCAAAGAAAAATTCGGCAAAATTGATATTCTCGTCAACAACGTCGGCGGCAATCGCCGCAACCCCTTTGAGAAAACCACGGATGAGGATTGGGAGACGATCATCAACCTGAATTTGACAGCGCATGTTCGCACGAGCCGCGCGGTGATTCCATTCATGCGCGCGCAAAACAGCGGGGTGATTTTGTTTATTTCTTCGATCTTCGGCCGGGAATCCGGCGGCGCGAATCTTTCGATTTACAACACGACGAAATCGGCGCTGATCAGCCTGGCCAAAATCATGGCGGTCGAGTTGGCGCCACACAACATTCGAGTGAATAGCATTGCCCCGGGGTCGATTCGTTTTCCGGGCGGGAGTTGGGATAAGCGCTGTTTGGAGGATCCGGAGGGCATGAAAGCGTTTGTGGCGAGAGAAATGCCGTTAGGGAGATTCGGCACGGTGGAAGAAGTGGCGAATGTCGCCGTTTTTCTCGCCTCAGCGCGCGCCAGCCTCGTCACCGGCGCCTGCATCAACGTCGATGGCGGCCAGTCGCGGTCGCTGATTTAG
- a CDS encoding SET domain-containing protein-lysine N-methyltransferase, which produces MKNSTRPTAYLSPKLEAGPHRHKGGYGVFARAPIRAGDVLVVWGGDVVIAEDFVKLPAYVQQHSLQVEENLYLVPNGEDEPADFVNHSCSPNAGMSGQIVIVALRDIKPGEEICYDYATSDGGPYDEFECACGAPNCRGKITGNDWQRPELWQRYAGHFSPYLQRRIDRLKNRKS; this is translated from the coding sequence ATGAAAAATTCGACGCGGCCTACCGCTTATCTTTCTCCGAAATTGGAAGCCGGCCCTCATCGCCACAAAGGCGGCTATGGCGTCTTTGCCAGGGCGCCGATTCGAGCCGGTGATGTGCTGGTGGTTTGGGGCGGCGACGTGGTCATCGCCGAAGACTTTGTCAAGCTGCCGGCTTATGTGCAACAACACAGCTTGCAAGTCGAAGAGAATTTGTACTTGGTTCCCAACGGCGAAGATGAGCCGGCGGATTTCGTCAATCATTCGTGCAGCCCGAACGCCGGCATGAGCGGGCAAATTGTCATCGTGGCTTTGCGCGACATCAAACCCGGCGAAGAAATCTGCTACGATTACGCCACCTCCGACGGCGGGCCGTATGACGAATTCGAATGCGCCTGTGGTGCGCCGAATTGCCGCGGCAAGATCACCGGCAACGACTGGCAGCGTCCCGAGTTGTGGCAGCGCTACGCCGGGCATTTCTCGCCTTATCTGCAGCGCCGGATCGACCGTTTGAAAAACCGAAAAAGCTGA
- a CDS encoding DEAD/DEAH box helicase, translating to MPSKTAAEIPLSFSFHSPNHLAPFAGPNGDGDLPPGQGLAAYRAKLDLYHLALLREFDELLCLDTLRNIERYWYQIETVKKVLKHFRGRVLLSDEVGLGKTIEAGMLIKEYRLRGLVKKALILVPPALVSQWQEEMREKFDLDFITSDDVEVKRHPDFWEKNDWVIASLHTAKNKANFDLVTQIKYDLVVVDEAHHLKNKTTLSWKLVNALQKKFIFLLTATPVQNDLMELHNLLTLLKPGVLKTEAQFRKEYVARGDVRMPKNRESLKELLREVMIRNTRSLVDVKLPKRFATTITVQPSQVEKDLYERITQFARSQYGVSSGLEKMTLNHLLMKAGSCPFALEDSLLNLKERMNGAAGQIDSMLDLLKNVRETEKGRQLLQLVRKSSAKKIVFTNFLRTFDYLAGLFREAGIPFVEFRSGMTNEQKDAAIEQFRGHTDLLLMTEIGAEGRNLQFCQTMINYDLPWNPMRLEQRIGRIHRIGQTNDVFVFNFCIKDSIEEYILYILDKKINMFELVIGEIDSILGNLGSEEEFSDIVLDIWLRSTQKDELHQNIENFAEQILQARAEYQKTKELDEALFEQEFEV from the coding sequence ATGCCGTCAAAGACCGCCGCCGAAATCCCCCTCAGTTTTTCATTCCATTCGCCGAACCATTTGGCGCCCTTTGCCGGGCCGAATGGTGATGGCGATCTTCCGCCGGGCCAGGGTCTTGCCGCCTATCGCGCCAAACTCGATCTCTACCATCTCGCCTTGCTGCGCGAGTTTGACGAGCTGCTCTGTCTCGACACGCTGCGCAACATCGAGCGCTACTGGTATCAAATCGAAACCGTTAAAAAAGTTTTGAAACATTTTCGCGGCCGCGTCCTGCTTTCCGATGAGGTCGGCCTGGGCAAAACCATCGAGGCCGGCATGCTCATCAAGGAATATCGCTTGCGCGGCCTCGTGAAAAAGGCGTTGATCCTTGTGCCGCCGGCGTTGGTGTCGCAGTGGCAGGAGGAGATGCGCGAAAAGTTCGACCTGGACTTCATCACCAGCGACGACGTCGAGGTCAAACGCCATCCCGATTTTTGGGAGAAAAATGATTGGGTGATCGCTTCGCTTCACACCGCGAAAAACAAAGCCAATTTTGATCTCGTGACCCAAATCAAATATGATCTCGTCGTGGTGGATGAAGCGCATCATCTCAAAAACAAAACCACGCTGTCCTGGAAGCTGGTGAATGCGCTGCAAAAGAAATTCATCTTTCTGCTCACGGCGACGCCGGTGCAGAACGATCTGATGGAGCTCCACAACTTGCTTACTTTGCTCAAGCCGGGTGTGCTCAAAACCGAGGCGCAATTCCGCAAAGAATACGTGGCGCGCGGCGACGTGCGCATGCCAAAAAATCGCGAGAGTTTGAAAGAGCTGCTGCGCGAGGTCATGATTCGCAACACGCGCAGCTTGGTCGATGTCAAGCTTCCCAAGCGCTTTGCGACCACCATTACGGTGCAACCTTCGCAGGTAGAGAAGGATTTGTACGAGCGGATCACCCAATTTGCCCGCAGCCAATACGGCGTGAGCAGCGGCCTCGAAAAAATGACGTTGAATCATCTGCTCATGAAAGCCGGCAGTTGCCCGTTCGCGCTCGAAGATTCTCTGCTCAATTTAAAAGAACGGATGAACGGCGCCGCCGGTCAAATCGACAGTATGCTCGACTTGCTCAAGAATGTGCGCGAGACGGAAAAAGGCCGGCAGCTTTTGCAACTGGTTCGCAAGAGTTCGGCCAAGAAAATCGTCTTCACCAATTTCCTGCGCACTTTTGATTATCTGGCGGGTCTATTTCGCGAGGCCGGCATTCCCTTTGTTGAATTTCGCAGCGGCATGACAAACGAACAAAAGGATGCGGCCATCGAGCAATTCCGCGGCCACACCGATTTGCTGCTGATGACCGAAATCGGCGCCGAGGGCCGGAACCTGCAATTCTGCCAGACGATGATCAACTACGATCTGCCGTGGAATCCCATGCGCCTGGAGCAGCGCATTGGCCGCATTCATCGCATCGGCCAGACGAACGACGTCTTCGTCTTCAATTTCTGCATCAAAGACAGCATCGAGGAATACATTCTTTACATTCTCGACAAAAAGATCAACATGTTCGAGCTGGTCATCGGCGAGATCGACAGCATTCTCGGCAATCTCGGCAGCGAAGAAGAGTTCAGCGACATCGTGCTCGATATCTGGCTGCGCTCGACACAGAAGGACGAGCTGCATCAGAATATCGAAAATTTTGCCGAGCAAATTCTGCAAGCACGCGCCGAATATCAAAAAACCAAGGAACTCGATGAGGCGTTGTTCGAGCAAGAGTTTGAAGTTTGA
- a CDS encoding ABC transporter permease, whose translation MSKIWHRFTRQKLARMGLILAASWMIVGIFAPMLAPHDPFAHVYERRYQSPSWNHLLGTDQFGRDVFSRLLLGSRLSLGLGFTVTAIALLIGTLLGAIAGYVGGKLDALIMRGVDLLLAFPLIYLLVTCVALLGANWGILILIMSLTSWMDVARPVRAEVMSLKERDFIKAAQVLGLRRRRIIFRHLLPNALAPVLAFAALRLADVILVESSLSFLGLGVQPPNVSWGSIIRDGRDVLSSAWWIVTFPGAALTLTAMGLNWMGEGLRRAIS comes from the coding sequence ATGTCAAAAATCTGGCATCGCTTCACGCGACAAAAACTGGCGAGGATGGGGTTGATTTTAGCGGCGAGTTGGATGATCGTTGGAATCTTCGCGCCGATGCTGGCGCCGCATGATCCTTTTGCGCATGTGTACGAGCGGCGCTATCAATCGCCAAGCTGGAATCATCTCCTGGGGACGGATCAATTCGGCCGCGATGTTTTTAGCCGGTTGCTGCTCGGGTCGCGCCTCTCGCTCGGCCTCGGCTTCACCGTCACCGCCATCGCCCTGCTGATCGGCACGCTGCTGGGGGCCATCGCCGGATACGTTGGCGGCAAGCTCGACGCGCTCATCATGCGTGGCGTCGATCTGCTGCTGGCTTTCCCGCTCATTTATTTGCTGGTCACCTGCGTGGCGCTGCTCGGCGCGAATTGGGGCATTTTGATTTTGATCATGAGCTTGACCTCGTGGATGGACGTGGCGCGCCCGGTCCGCGCCGAAGTGATGTCGCTGAAAGAACGCGACTTCATCAAAGCCGCGCAAGTGCTGGGCTTGCGCCGCCGCCGGATTATTTTCCGGCATCTCTTGCCCAACGCACTGGCGCCGGTGCTGGCCTTTGCCGCGCTGCGCCTCGCCGATGTGATTCTCGTTGAATCGAGCCTGAGTTTTCTCGGACTCGGCGTGCAGCCGCCAAACGTCAGTTGGGGCAGCATCATCCGCGACGGCCGCGATGTGCTCTCCAGCGCCTGGTGGATCGTCACCTTTCCCGGCGCCGCACTCACCCTCACCGCCATGGGCCTGAACTGGATGGGCGAAGGCTTGCGCCGGGCAATTTCGTAG
- a CDS encoding ferritin-like domain-containing protein → MPVQIPNQPQVIAELNQALGWELRAQAMYAHYAAYLKGLEMLTLKSHFEEEATESFGHAAKVRDIIATLGGEAVTTRDPSPIVHTDNWKTMLEEALKTEQAAAGQYKKILPMVESYPPFGHTIVHILKDEMDAVVEVESLLGR, encoded by the coding sequence ATGCCCGTACAAATTCCGAATCAGCCGCAAGTCATCGCTGAATTAAACCAGGCGCTCGGTTGGGAGCTGCGAGCGCAGGCGATGTATGCGCATTATGCCGCTTATCTCAAAGGCCTGGAGATGCTCACGCTCAAATCGCATTTTGAAGAAGAAGCCACTGAATCCTTCGGGCACGCGGCCAAAGTGCGCGACATCATCGCCACGCTCGGCGGCGAAGCAGTGACCACGCGCGATCCCTCGCCCATCGTGCATACGGATAATTGGAAAACCATGCTCGAAGAAGCGTTGAAGACCGAGCAAGCCGCGGCCGGGCAATACAAAAAGATTTTGCCGATGGTCGAATCCTATCCGCCTTTCGGGCATACGATCGTTCACATCCTGAAAGATGAAATGGACGCCGTGGTGGAAGTTGAGAGTTTATTGGGCCGATAA
- a CDS encoding ATP-binding protein — protein sequence MSKSSSPWKVEQGLVQRAGANRLIKQLDGASIQVVTGARRTGKTILLHQCIDHLLHNANVAPKNIFYLNFDDLAFRSQLKSNPHLLLEIVELFSGKALAEHSAPIYLFLDEVQKFPAYFDQLKLYYDTFRPKLRLILSGSAALEIGSQTAETFAGRLQQTRLFPFSVKEIIHHQFPELPLPSVLQQLSEDNFVEQELRKIQADSLSLQPKIRLLLRRALVNGLLPEVYLAENEARKLDYVRQYRMTYLERDIRSLAQVGNLEEFTHLLDLLILQIGSLLDKTRLASDLGIAQNTVRKYIGILEQTFLLEQVRPYVGHIRKRLVKSPKTYFFDVGFFGPVSGLNTYELLEKNGKIGAVFENLCLNELRKTISVGGQFPTIHFWRTPAGAEVDFVIETKRHLIPIEVKLSESCGQMDVKNLLKFKADYANQVRDMILLYNGVFKYSDNIIFLPLWML from the coding sequence TTGTCCAAAAGCAGTTCGCCGTGGAAAGTTGAACAGGGGTTGGTTCAGCGCGCCGGCGCAAACCGGCTTATCAAGCAATTGGATGGCGCTTCTATCCAGGTTGTAACGGGTGCCCGCAGAACCGGCAAAACCATTTTGCTGCATCAGTGCATCGATCATTTACTGCACAACGCGAATGTAGCTCCAAAAAATATTTTCTATTTGAATTTTGATGACCTCGCTTTTCGCAGCCAGCTTAAAAGCAACCCGCATCTGCTCCTGGAAATTGTCGAACTGTTCAGCGGCAAAGCCCTCGCAGAGCATTCGGCGCCCATTTATCTGTTTCTGGATGAAGTACAAAAATTTCCGGCGTATTTCGATCAGCTTAAACTGTACTACGATACGTTTCGGCCAAAGCTGCGTCTGATTCTATCGGGTTCCGCTGCTCTCGAGATTGGCTCGCAGACCGCTGAAACGTTTGCCGGCCGCTTGCAGCAAACCCGTCTTTTCCCCTTTTCCGTCAAAGAAATCATCCATCATCAATTTCCCGAGTTGCCGTTGCCTTCCGTGCTCCAGCAGTTAAGCGAAGACAATTTTGTGGAGCAGGAGCTGCGGAAGATACAGGCCGATTCGCTGTCGTTGCAGCCGAAAATACGATTACTCTTGCGCCGAGCTCTGGTCAATGGATTGTTGCCGGAAGTTTATCTGGCCGAGAATGAAGCGCGAAAACTCGATTACGTAAGGCAATATCGCATGACTTATCTTGAGCGAGACATACGCAGCCTTGCGCAAGTCGGCAATTTGGAAGAGTTTACTCATTTGTTGGACTTGTTGATCCTCCAAATCGGCAGTTTGTTGGATAAAACCCGGTTGGCGAGCGATCTGGGAATTGCCCAAAATACAGTCAGGAAATATATCGGTATTCTCGAACAAACGTTTTTGCTCGAACAAGTCCGGCCGTACGTGGGGCACATCCGCAAACGCCTGGTCAAGTCGCCGAAAACGTATTTTTTTGACGTCGGCTTTTTCGGACCGGTAAGCGGGTTGAACACCTACGAGTTGCTCGAAAAGAACGGCAAGATCGGCGCGGTCTTCGAAAATTTGTGTTTAAATGAGCTGCGTAAAACCATCTCCGTCGGCGGGCAATTTCCCACGATTCATTTTTGGCGAACTCCAGCCGGTGCCGAAGTCGATTTTGTCATTGAAACGAAGCGCCATTTGATTCCGATCGAAGTCAAGCTCAGTGAGTCCTGCGGGCAAATGGACGTGAAGAATCTGCTCAAATTCAAAGCCGATTATGCAAATCAAGTGCGCGACATGATTTTGCTTTATAACGGCGTTTTCAAATATAGCGACAATATTATTTTTTTGCCACTCTGGATGCTCTGA
- a CDS encoding ABC transporter ATP-binding protein: MSQRELLKIENLDVCFHADSPAANGIVREFNLEIFPGETLALIGESGCGKSTLALAILRLIELPGQITRGKIFYRGENLLAASEKRLRQIRWKEIALIFQEPASALNPLRRIGSQVTEALCLHLGLNAAAAKQQTLQLFEAVNLLESERCFQAYPHELSAGMRQRVMIAMAMACRPKLIIADEPTTALDAHTQQEVLACLLRQKNEMELSLLFISHDLQLVAQFADRIAIMYQGKIIEVGATTEILEGPQHAQTRRLLAAAQRFNNVFDYSEARVASVTRM, encoded by the coding sequence ATGAGCCAGCGTGAATTGCTGAAGATCGAAAACCTCGACGTCTGCTTTCATGCGGATTCGCCCGCGGCCAACGGCATCGTGCGTGAGTTCAATCTGGAAATTTTCCCCGGGGAAACGCTGGCTTTGATCGGCGAATCCGGCTGCGGCAAATCGACCCTCGCCCTGGCGATTTTGCGCTTGATCGAGTTGCCCGGCCAAATCACCCGCGGCAAAATTTTCTATCGCGGCGAAAATCTGCTCGCCGCCTCCGAAAAACGCCTGCGCCAAATCCGCTGGAAGGAAATCGCCCTCATCTTTCAAGAACCGGCTTCGGCGCTCAATCCATTGCGTCGCATTGGCAGCCAGGTAACCGAGGCGCTTTGTCTGCATCTCGGCCTCAATGCCGCCGCCGCCAAGCAGCAAACGTTGCAGCTTTTTGAAGCCGTCAATCTCCTCGAATCCGAGCGCTGCTTTCAAGCCTATCCACACGAGTTGAGCGCCGGCATGCGCCAGCGCGTGATGATCGCGATGGCCATGGCCTGCCGGCCAAAATTGATCATCGCCGACGAGCCGACAACCGCGCTCGACGCTCACACGCAGCAGGAGGTCCTCGCCTGCTTGTTGCGCCAAAAAAATGAAATGGAATTGAGTTTGCTTTTTATTAGCCACGATTTGCAACTGGTTGCCCAATTTGCGGATCGTATCGCGATCATGTATCAAGGAAAAATTATCGAGGTGGGAGCCACAACAGAGATTTTGGAAGGGCCGCAGCATGCGCAGACGCGCCGCTTGCTGGCGGCAGCGCAGCGGTTTAACAACGTTTTTGACTACTCGGAAGCCAGGGTCGCTTCCGTAACGCGCATGTAA
- a CDS encoding FAD-dependent oxidoreductase, which yields MPKFTTKLVARSPAAEGTMSFFFERPPNFNFKAGQFFTVILSNPPYNDEKGNRRTFSIASAPQEAARLQMTTRLTGSALKRSLAEIALGTPVELLGPAGTFTLHADTAIPAVFIAGGIGITPFRSMILDAVARNLPHQITLIYSNRNLEGAAFHEELQQLALASKNFKYVPTLTQADKSPHSWNGERRYVNAAFLRDHAGDLGKAIFYLAGPPGLVTALSKTLTEAGVNPERVLAEEFEGY from the coding sequence ATGCCGAAATTTACCACCAAGCTCGTTGCGCGTTCTCCAGCCGCCGAAGGGACGATGAGTTTCTTCTTCGAGCGGCCGCCGAATTTCAATTTTAAAGCCGGCCAATTCTTTACGGTGATTCTCTCCAACCCGCCTTACAACGACGAAAAGGGAAATCGCCGCACCTTTTCCATTGCCTCTGCGCCGCAAGAAGCAGCGCGCTTGCAAATGACGACGCGCCTGACCGGCTCGGCTTTGAAGCGCAGCCTCGCTGAAATTGCGCTCGGCACGCCGGTCGAATTGCTCGGCCCCGCCGGCACTTTTACGCTGCATGCCGATACGGCGATTCCCGCGGTTTTCATCGCCGGCGGCATTGGCATCACGCCCTTTCGCAGCATGATCCTCGATGCCGTCGCGCGCAACTTGCCGCATCAAATTACGTTGATCTATTCCAATCGTAATCTCGAGGGCGCGGCGTTTCACGAGGAATTGCAACAGCTCGCCTTGGCGTCGAAAAATTTCAAATACGTGCCGACCTTGACGCAAGCCGATAAATCGCCGCATTCGTGGAACGGCGAGCGGCGTTATGTGAACGCGGCATTTCTACGCGATCACGCCGGCGACCTCGGCAAAGCCATCTTTTATCTGGCTGGCCCGCCGGGACTCGTCACGGCTCTCAGCAAAACCCTGACCGAAGCCGGGGTCAATCCCGAGCGCGTGCTTGCGGAGGAGTTTGAGGGATATTAA